GCATACGCAATGGACAGCCCAGAATCACGCATATTTAAACCTTGGTTTAAGCCTTGAGCGCCACAACCAATAATGACTATTTTTTTACCCTTAAGAAATTGACAACCTTGTTCAAATTCGTCTCGCGCCATAAAACGGCACACGCCAAGTTGAGCAAGCTGTTGGCGAAGGCTCAACTGATTAAAATAATTTTGCTCAGCATGTTGGTTACTCATAACTTTCCTCGGGTAAAACAATAGGGATATGTAATCAATTAACTTGAGCAAAGTGTAGGCTGGGTTTATTATTTCGTAAATTGATATATTTGAAACTTATTATTTCTATTTATGAAATATAAGAAAAGAGTAAAAAGAACATGGATCTAAAATCGCTGAACGCATTTTTACACCTACGAAGTACGTTACATTTTTCGATGACGGCTGACGCCATTCACGTTAGTCCGCCCACGTTAAGTAGAATGATCCAGCGACTAGAAGAAACGTTTGGTTACCCTCTATTTAAACGCGATAATCGTAGCGTCACACTCACTGCCGAAGGCGAGCGTTTCGCATTGTTTGCTCAGCAGGTTGTTAGTCAATGGCAGGCGTTAAAACATGATGTTCAGCAGCATCACACACAGCTAAGTGGCGAATTGAAAATCTTCTGTACCGTAACCGCAGCGCACAGTTTTTTACCTAATATGCTTGAACGCTTCCACCAGCAACACCCTTTAGTGGATATTCATTTAACTACGGGTGATGCAAGTTTAGCGATTGAAAAAATAGCGAAACATGATGTAGATATTGCCATTGCAGCACGGCCGGACTCACTTGCAGATAAATTTGCGTTTCAAGCCATTGCCGACATTCCCCTACGTATTATTGCACCTACGCAGCACACCGCTTTTAGTGACGCATTACAAGGTACAGAAATTAATTGGCAAGCACTGCCTTTTGTTATGCCAGAAGCTGGCCCGGCGCGCAGCCACTTAATGGCGTGGTTAAAAGCCATGAAGTTAAAACCACAAGAGTATGCGCAAGTGTCTGGTCATGAAGCCATTGTCAGCATGGTTGCGCTAGGTTGCGGGGTGAGCATTGCTCCCGACTTAGTTATTGAGAATAGTCCGGTTAAAAATAAAGTACGCATTTTACCCGTGCCCGTTCAGCCTCAAGCATTCAATTTGGGGTTAAGCTGCTTGAAAAAACAGCTTAATAACCCACTAGTACAAGCTTTTTGGCAGTTGCAGCGTACTTAATCATAACGTACTTAATCATACGTACTTAACCATAGCGCATTTGCCATAATATTCGAACGGTTATAAGGGTGTTATGTTATCCAGAGTAGCTTTTATTCCAGTCGGTCCAAATCACATCAAAGCCTCTATGTTTAATACTCGCAGCCACTTCCGCAGGCGCGCGAACATCATCAATATCAAATTGCGCTAGTTGCGGCTTTTTCAAAGCTGTTTCATCAACATAGCCACCTGGTTGGGTTTGCGAACCCGCACTTAAATGGGTAACTCCCAATGGCAATAGATTATCTCTTAGTTTTGCAGGCTCTCGGGTTGATAACACAACCTCTAATTGCGGATTAAATAGCCGAAATGCACATATAAGCTTAGTGAGGCTGCGATCAGATAATGCGGCTTGTGGAGTCAATTGGTTATTATTGCCTGTGCAAGGGCGTAAGCGTGGAAACGCAACTGAATAACGTGTTCGCCAATAGCGTTTTTGCAAATATTGTAAGTGGCTCGCTAACGATAACGCATCTTCTTGCCACGAATCATGCAAGCCAAACAAACAGCCGAGTCCCACTTTATCCATTTTCGCCGCTCCTAATCTATCAGGCGCTTCCAGCCGCCAGCGAAAGTCGCGTTTATTACCACGCAAATGATATTGTTGATAACTCGGCTTGTGATAGGTTTCTTGATACACCATTACCGCATCCACTCCCCATTGTTTCACCAATGCGTACTGGTGCTGCGATAACGGTTGGCACTCTAACATTACGTAACTAAAATGCTTTTTTACAATCGGCAGTATTTGTTCAAAATAGGCCATACCTACTTTTGTTTCGTGCTCTCCGGTTACCAATAAAATTGCGTCATAACCCATTGCTTTAATGGCTAAACACTCAGCATCAACTTCTTCCCATGTAAGTGTTTTTCGCTTGATCTTATTGCTCATTGAAAAGCCACAATAACTGCATTCATTCGCGCATAAGTTAGATAAATACAGTGGAATAAATAGCTGTAAAGCATGGCCAAATCGTTGTCGCGTTAATTGCTGCGACAGCTGCGCCATTACCTCTAAATATGGATTTGCAGCATCAGAGATTAGTGTAGCTAAGTCATCTACTGACAGCATGTTATAGCTTTTTGCCCGTGCGACTTTGTTTAATACCTGCTCAACATCTGACGCAGTCCGTACTGCTAATGCTTGTTGTACTGTGTTTTGCTGCCAATGACTAAAAAAACTGGATGATAAATAGTCCATGAACACTATTCCTGCGTTTGGTTGATAAAAACCACGACATCACACATTATTTATCCATGCTCATCTAACAAAAAGTCGGTTAAGGGGCTAGTACCTATTGCACTCAACTTGCTGCTAGCGTTAGTCATGGCGTTATCGGCAGCTAATCCTGCCCGTCGTCCCTGCCAACCAGCATCCACGGCATGTTTAAATGCATTTGCCATTGCTACGGGATCATTAGCTACTGCCATTGCCGTATTAACCAGTACGGCGTCAGCTCCCATTTCAATAGCCGCACACGCATGGGAGGGTTTACCTATTCCCGCATCAACCACTACGGGCACTTGGGCCTGTTCAATGATAATTTCGAGCATTGCCTGAGTGGCCAAGCCTTGATTAGAACCTATTGGTGCACCAAGAGGCATGACAGCCGCACAGCCCACCTCTTCTAAACGCTTACACAACACAGGATCAGCACCACAGTAAGGCAGCACAATAAAGCCCTGCTTGCATAACTGCTCAGCCGCTTTTAAGGTTTCAATGGGATCGGGCATTAAATAATAGGGATCGGGGTGAATTTCTAATTTTAGCCAATTGGTTTGCAGCGCTTCTCGTGCCAACTCGGCGGCAAAAATCGCTTCTTGGGCTGTTTTCGCTCCGGACGTATTTGGCAATAACGAAATACGCTTATTTTCCATCAAAGGTTGCAAAAAAGGCATGATAGAGTCAACGGCTTGCTCAGAAATTTGTTGTGACTCTGTTTCTGAATTTATCACCATGCGTTTAAGCGCCACAGTAACGAGTTCAGTACCACTTGCCAGCAGGGCATCTTGCATTAATTGACCACTTGCAAATTTTCCTGTCCCCGTAAATAATCGCGAATTAAACTGCTTACCTGCTATCGTCAACATAATACTACCCTCCTGCAATGGCATGAAAAACATGCACTTTAGCGTGTGGTTCTAACAAATGCTTAGCCCATTTAACTTTTGGAATTACGGTGTTATTCACAGCTACCGCAACACCTTCACGCCATGCCTGCTCTGTTTTCATGGCGTTCTTAGTTTGGCTTTGTTGATGTTTAAACACCGTCGGCATGGCCTGCTCCAGTGTACAATTGCTTGGCACATCAATGAGGGTATGGTTGATCCAAATTTGCATTATGGCATCCTTTTCGGGAGAGCAGTCGTAGAGTGGCTAGCCCGCTGCGGTTTTAGTTGATTTGATAACGAGGAAGACGCTTGGTCAGCTTGTGAATTGCATTGAGCGCACACTTTGCAATGAGGATCTGGTTGAATTGAAAGCACTTGCCAGCCTACATCAGCGGCCTGGCTGTTTGACGCAAGATCACTCAGCATGGGTAAGGTCATAAAAAACGTGCTCGTTTGCAGTCCACACAATATCTTAATCGCTTGCATCGCTTGCATTGAGCCAACCACACCAACTAATGGCGCAATCACGCCAAGCGCACCACAGTTTTGTGCTTCGCTAGGTTGCTGTGATGTATGGTTAGCAGGGAAAAGACAGTGATAACAGGCTGATGCAGCTTGATTGGAAAATACTGCTAACTGTCCATCAAACCCACTCGCTGCACCGCTCACTAACGGCTTCATCGCAGAGACACACGCCTGATTAACGGCGTGACGCGTTGCGGTGTTATCAGTGCAATCTAACACCAAGTCCATGTGAGGTACTCGGTCGTGCAACTCAGCAGAAGTTAAGTGCTGCGCGATGGCATTAATAGTCACTAGCGGATTAAGTAAAGATAATCGCTGCTGGGCGCACTGCGCTTTATTCTGATTAATATCCTCTACCGAAAACAATACCTGCCGTTGCAAATTACTCAGCTCAACTGCATCGCCGTCAGCAATGTCAATACGTCCAACGCCCGCTGCGGCTAAGTACATTGCAGCAGCACAACCTAACCCGCCAGCTCCTACAATTAATACTTTGGCATTCGTCAGTGCTAATTGCCCTGCTTCAGCGATGTCTGGCAGCATAATTTGGCGGCTATAACGAATAAACGCTTTATCTGATAAGCCTGTTGTCATTATGCTAACTCCTTTTGCTTATCAGTTTCGCCGTGATAACACACATCAATTGGCGCAAACGCTTTTTCTTCAAGTTGCTGCAATAATTCCAACGTGGCCTTGTGCCAGTCATCCGCCTCTGTAATTGCAGTTACCACAGCGATAGCATCCACTGCCATTTTCGTCATATCCGTTAAATGATGCTGCTTAATGCCACCTATCGCTACCGTTGGTATGTTTTCCACCAGCTTTAAATAGCGTGCTAACCTTGCTAAGCCTTGAGGTTCAGATGACATTTGTTTGGTGTTTGTTGCAAAAATATGCCCTAGCGCTATGTAGGAAGGCTGTAATTGTTTTGCAATCAGCAGTTCGCTGTAGCTATGCGTCGAAATACCTAACCGTAACCCCGCTTGTTTAATGGCAGTTAAGTCAGCGATCTGTAAATCCTCTTGTCCTAAATGCACACCATAGGCTTGATATTTAATGGCCAACTGCCAATGGTCATTAATAAATACTTTGGCTTTATATTGTTGACCGAGCGCTACCGCTTTCGCAATAATTTGCTCTAGTGTTAACTCATCCTCATCAGCCTTATTGCTTGTAATCGGCACTTTCACCCTTATCTGCACAGTGGAAATACCTAGCTGCAACATTCTCTCTAACCATATTAAGTCAGGCACAACTGGGTATAACGCTTTTTCACTGGCCGTATATTCACAAAACTGATGAGGCAAAAAAGCAGCGGAATGCATCAACCAGCTATCTTGCGCCGTTAAATGAGGTTGCTTTGAATCTAGATAAGCGGTTTTATTAAAACGAAATAACTGAGGAAAGTCTTTGCTCCGCTCTGGCCAACCGCCATGATGCAAAACCTGAGAGTATGCGTTTGTTTCATCTAGGGTTTGATTAATATAAGCCTTAGCCACCACCGCAGCATCAATCACATTTGTGGCAACAAGATTATTCTTAGACTCGGTTACTGATCCCTGCTCATAAAAGCCCAGCGCTAACGCAGCAGATAATGCGCTAGATAGTGTGCAACCTGTGCCGCGAAAATGGATCGGTTCATTTTTATCACTGGTATCTGTGGAGTTATGCTTTCTGTTGCTACGCATTAACCAGGTAGATTCTGGTGTAAATAAGTAGTCATCACAGTTATTTATCGATGCATCATCGTGCCCACCTTTTAGTAATACATTGTTGCAACCAGTTGCGAGCAATGAGTTAATTGCAGCGCTAATACTAAGCTCTTGCGGCTGATGCGGCTGAGTTGTACTATTGATTACATCGTGATTTAAGCATTGTGCTAATACCAATAGTTCAGGCTTATTTGGCGTGATAACCGTTACCCAAGGTAATAGCAGCGCTATCACTTGGGTAATAAATGTTTGCTGCTCTGCAACTAATTCTGCTCCGCACGATGCTACTAACACCGGATCGTACACCACAAAAGGCATCACTTTGTTAGTGTCTTGCGCGGCCATCATTTGCACTTTCTGCAAATTTTCAACAATACAGCGCAGGTGCTTTTCGCTGGGTATTACGCCAATTTTAATAACGGCTGGCCAATATGCAGCGCTCTCATCCTTGATTAAGCTAGTAAACTGAGCATTCAGCGCGGTTATTGATACCGTTTCATTTATAAGTACGTGTTGATGATTTTGCGCTGTCACTGTTGTCACTATGGTGCACACCTGTGCACCTAAGCAATGACCAGTTTTTAAATCTGCTTGAATGCCTGCACCAGCACTATTGTCTGAACCCGCCACACTCCACATAACTGGCATTTTTGTAGACGGGTTGGTGCTGTCATTCATCATCGATTTCTCCCGCTAACTCTACTGCCGTGTGATTAGCTGGCTGGGAACTGTGTTTTTTTAACCCTTGTGCATCGTCAGCAAAATCTTTCACGTCTTGGCTAATTTTCATCGAACAGAACTTAGGGCCACACATAGAGCAGAACTCTGCCACTTTGTTCGACTCTTGAGGTAGCGTTTCATCGTGATAAGCTTTGGCGGTGAAAGGGTCTAAAGATAAGTTAAATTGATCTTCCCAGCGGAATTCAAAGCGCGCTTTTGACAAGGCGTTATCACGAATTTGTGCACCCGCGTGACCTTTTGCTAAATCAGCCGCGTGTGCTGCAATTTTATAAGTGATCAAGCCTTGTTTAACATCTTCCTTATTGGGCAGCCCCAAATGCTCTTTTGGGGTGACATAGCACAGCATTGCACAACCGTACCATGCAATCATGGCCGCACCAATGCCTGAGGTAAAATGATCATAGCCCGGCGCAATGTCGGTAGTCAGTGGTCCCAATGTGTAAAACGGCGCTTCGTGACAGTGCTCTAGTTGCATCGTCATATTTTCTTTTACTAAGTGCATTGGCACATGCCCGGGGCCTTCAATCATCACTTGCACGTCGTATTGCCAAGCAATTTTCGTTAATTCGCCAAGGGTTTTTAATTCTGCAAATTGTGCTTCATCGTTTGCATCTGCAATTGACCCCGGACGCAAACCGTCACCTAAGCTTAATGACACATCGTATTGCGCACAGATTTCACATATTTGCCTAAAGCGGGTATATAAAAAGCTTTCTTGATGGTGAGTAATGCACCATTTCGCCATGATTGAGCCACCACGGGACACAATGCCAGTCACACGATTAGCTGCTAACGGCACATATGCTAATAGCACTCCTGCATGTATTGTAAAATAGTCGACCCCTTGCTGTGCTTGCTCAATCAACGTGGCTTTGAATACATCCCAGTTTAAGTCTTCTGCTACGCCATTAACCTTTTCCAGCGCTTGATAAATAGGCACCGTACCAACTGGCACCGGGCTGTTACGAATTATCCATTCCCGCGTTTGATGAATGTCGCGGCCTGTTGATAAATCCATTAACGTGTCAGCGCCCCAACGGGTTGACCATACCAACTTTTCAACTTCTTCTTCAATCGATGATGTAACAGAAGAATTACCAATATTCGCATTCACTTTAACTAAGAAGTTACGACCAATGATCATTGGTTCGGCTTCAGGGTGATTAATATTCGCAGGAATAATGGCACGCCCTTCAGCAACTTCCTTTCTCACAAACTCTGGAGTAATTTGCTCTGGCAAGTTAGCACCAAAATGCTCTCCTTTATGCTGTTGAGTAAGCATTTCGTCTTTAATGCGCTCTCGGCCCATGTTTTCACGAATCGCTATGTACTCCATTTCAGGCGTTATTATGCCTTGGCGCGCATAATATAGCTGGGTAACTCGTCGCCCAGCTTTACCCCTATAAATGTTCGGTTGGTGAGTCATACATTGCTTTAATGACTGCGTGTTATCGTCATAATCAGGGCGTACTAACTGATCGTCACTTAAGCGCTGACAATCTTGACGTTCTTCAATCCATGGCTGGCGTATAGCTTTTATACCTTTGCTCACATCAATATTGATATTCGGGTCGCCATAAGGCCCTGAGGTGTCATATACCGGAATGGGGGGGTTAATAGAGGCACTTGGCGCGTCAGTCATAATGACATTGCTATTACGCCCTTGTGTTTGAATAATCTCACGAATTGCTACTTGAATGTCAGAGCGCGACCCCGGTAAATATGTGCGCTTTGAACTTGGCCAAGTTTCACCACTTAGTTCATTTAAAAAGGTTTGAGCTTGTTGACGCGTTTGACGGCGTGACAGCTTTTCTGGATTAGTGGTGTTAGTTGAAGATTGTATATGTATAGACATGCAAACTCACTTTTTTATAGTTAAGAATTTGCTTGTCGAGTAACGTTGAATTAATCGCTATTAAGCTAACAACTAAACAAACGAGGTATAGTATACGACTCTGTTTAGTGTTGGCCATCGATCACAAGATAGGTGAAATAGATAAACAGCATTATTGTCAGCAGGTGTCATTTTAACCTACTTATATTTACAATAATAAAAACGGAACTATCTATTCTTACTTGTTTCCTTCGCAGGTATTACCCCGGGCAGGTTCAACGGATCCCGTTTTCACGGTCTCAGCCTATTTAGGCGCTCCGACAAGATTTCATAAAAATTCAGCACAATAATGTTGCCAAATCAAGTTGACAGATTTATAGCTGATATTCAGTTATGAAGCAAGTATGAAAAATTAAATTATAATGAAATTCATATTGTTAAAAATGGGAACATAGTAAGTCGTTGTACAATAAAACATTGGAAAGTACAGTGCGCCCCATAATTGGTGGGTGTAACAGCGTTGAATATATTTATGCCAAGTGATTTAAATAGAGCATGACTTAGATTAAAAAACCAACGGGCGTGCATTAAGTCGTTTAATTAACAAAAAATGGATAACTAATGAAAAATAATAATTGGATTTTAGCTGCCACACTTTCGTTATTGGCAATAATCAGCACACATACAGCTACAGCTGGCCTGTTAACCTTTAACTTTGACTCTTTTACTCGACATGAAAACGGTAGCCAAGACAGCAACTTCAATGGTGATATTACTTACTCACCAACACTGACACTGAATGAAAATAATTTACAGCCTGTTTTTCATTCACAAAGCAATGGTGATTGGTGGAGCGTGTATAACTTGGATATGACGAGTATCAACTCCCCCTTTCAACAGACTTTAGAGTCGAGCCTTATTACACCATTTTTTTCTTATACCACGCCTTGGTATTTTAGAATGAGAGTTAAAGGGGAATACGATCAAACTCAGTCAACAATTACTGAAGGTGCACTGTCAGAAGTCGCTTTTGAATTTGGTTACAATATCGATGAAGATTTATTAACCAGTACTGGCGTCGAGTCTCATGCTTCGTTCTATCTTGAGCACTTATCAATTAATATTGATAATACAAGTGCACAACATTCTGCGTTTAATTTTGATCAAAACGGTACTATTTCGTTTTCAGATATCTCTCATTTGTTAAACGCCAATAGTGGTAAAGATGCACTCTTCAGGAATGAAGCATATCATCAAGCTAACTTTGAAAGCCTTTTAGATGGTTCATCGACAGCGCTGGATCAACGTTTTGTAAGTTATCAAAGCGTAGGTACATTCAACTTCAACCCGCCACAAACTATTCCTGAGCCTCCAACTTGGTTGCTTGTAACATCTGTTTTATTATTTTTCACAAGTAGAAAGCGCTACTAAATAATAAGCGTTAACCTGAGCGGGGAACATGTAATAGCCGCGGCTCAGGTTATTCTTTTCGCAAAGCCTCAAAGCTATTGTACTCTAACTACTTTCCAACCTGCATTTTTAAAAATATGAACAAGGCTTTTATCGCCAATTAAGTGCATGGCTCCTACTGCAACCAATGTGGGCTGTTGTCTAAACATAGGCTCTAGCTTAGCAAACCAGCGTAGATTTCTATCTTTTAACAGAATGTCTTCGGCTTTTTTATCAAATTCAGTTTGCTGCATAGACGCTTGATATAAGCTTAACAATGTATCGGTATCGCCCTTTTTCCAGCTTTCGACTAACTGGTTAGTCATGTTCTCAATTTGCTCAATTTCATTTAGTCCATCAAGCAAAAAGGCTTCACCATGTTTACCGTTGAACGCATCAAAAAAGCCAAGTTGCTGCTCAAATGTTTCTAAGCTAATAATAGGCTTATCTAGCGTATTCGCTTCTGCAATGATTTTGCTGTCTACACCGTATTGCGGGGAATACCCCGCCTTAGCAAATTCGATTGATGCTAATGTGAGCGCTAGCATCCAAGGTTGTTTATGCTCAAATGCAGCTATAGGTAAGCCTGCTTGGGAAAAATAATGTTGTACTTTCTTGTAGGTAGTAGGAGAGAGTAACTGTTTTAGTGTTTTTCCTGCAGGTAACTGACTTTTCAGCTCGGTAATACGCATCATGTCAGCATCTGATAAGCGGCTCATATCGACTTCAACAGCAAGTTGTTTTGTTTGTGTCACTAACTGAGTAATCTTAGGATCTAACTGCTGCATGCTGGCATCGCCAATATGCACAGTGCCTACCAAATAGCTATTATGGCCGTGTTTACTCACCTGCCAAATAGCCGGTGCAGCACTCGCCTGTAAGGAAACAATGACAAAAATGAATGCAAAAAATGCAAGGCTAAAGGTGTGCAGATGACGTTTTATCAGATGATTAAGTAAAGGCATAATATCTACCACATTAAATCATCTGGGATAACATAATCTGCATACGGATCGTCTTCATCGAGTACTTGGTTATCATCTTGATCATGTAAGCAGGCAATGACTGAATCATCTCGTGTAGCAATTCGCTGAATTAATTCTGCTGGTAATAAATAAAACTCTTTATCAACAGCGCACACACCAACTGTACCCGCAGCTAAACTATTACGAAGTGACTCCGTTACTTTTAACTCTTTTACTTTATTATCATAAGTAAAGTTAAAAACACTTTCGCCTTCACTGTCTTTGATATGGTGTTGTAACACCATTTGCTTTACCGCGGCTTTATTTTCTTTTGCTGTTAATTCAGCTTTTTTCTGCGCCGCTAGTTCACGATCTTTCTCTAGTTTTGCTTGTTTAGCCTGCTCAATCTCTTTCTTTAAATCGTCTTCAACGGCTACATTACCTTTGCGTTGTTGCTTTTGCTGCTTTCTTTTCGCAGTGTTGGCTTGCTTAGCCTTTTGTTTCGTGGTCAAACCCGCTTTAAGTAATTGGTCAGCTAAAGAGCCCATAATATATACCTATTAAACTAAATCTATTTTAACAATCGTGACATTTGTGCATTGTAACAACTTAGCAAGTCTATCCAAAGACATTAGCATGACACTTTTTCGCTGGCTGTAGATTGCTTTTGATTAAAATACAATAACACCGCACTAACCACTATGCCGACAATAGCCACACCACACAACATTAAAAAGAAATGGTAATAGCCAGTAGCGCCTGGGTTAGCATCTAAAACCCTACCAGCAACCGAACCTAAAAATACATCTGGGGTATAGCCTATTACCGATACCACACCAATTGCCGTTCCCGTATATGCCTTTTTTACCCCAACATCTTGTAACAATGCAAAGTAAACGCCACGTAGTGCATATACAGCAGCAAATGACACTAAAATATTACTACCCAACACAAATATACCAGAATGAGTGTGCAGGCTTATTTGCTCTCCTAATAATGCGAGTGACAGATAAGTGGCTAATAAGCTAATAAATAAAGCAATAATCACTTTTCCTGCACTGAACTTATCGGCGAAATAACCGGCAGCAATGGCTGAAAATACTCTTAAATACGCAGCATTACTTACTAATTGAGCAGCTGAAACTTCATTCATCCCCAATACTTCTACTGCGTAACTTGCATAAAAGTCGAGTGACTTATAGGCAGTATACGCCATTACAACGATAATGGCTTGCAACCAAATTCGAGGCTTGGAAATAATTTCTTTGATCCCCTGCATCGACTGCCGAGTAGAGTGAAGGCGCTTTATTTGCATTTTTGGTACCCATAACCACACAAACACTACACCCAATAAAGTAGCTGCACTATATAGTGCAATAACCGATCGTAGTGCATATATTCGCTGTTCGGCTGAAATAGCCGCTAAATCATCAGGTAAGAGAGAACTAAAAAATAACACCATTAGTGAAGCCAAACCTGCTGCAATCAATCCTCGACCACCATCAAGCAAACCAAAAGCTTTTCCTTGATCATCATCACCACCCCATAGGCGAGTGACCTTTAGCAGTGCCGCCCAAAATAAAAAAATAGTGGTAATGCCCCAATAACCGTATAGAACAGCTAACACGAATGCGTTTGGCACCGTCATAAAAACTAGCCCACCCATGGCAGTCAAAAATAATGAAGTGATCAGTAGTGCACGCGCGCTAAATTTGTCCGCTAATGCTCCACCTGGAAAATAAGCAAGCATTGCTGTAACCCCATAAATCGCAAATATATCACCAAGCTGGGCGTGACTCAGTTGAAAAACATCTAGAACAGTTGGACGAAAAAAACGAGCTACATGAAATGGCAAGCTAAAAATAATTTCGCCAGCAAAGACCAAGCTAAACATCATTAGCCATTTTTGCTTAGCAGAAAACGATAACGTCGATTCGTTCTTATCAGTAGGTGGGGCGGCAGTTGTTTCAGGTTTTATCGTTGTTGTATTGACATCTATGTCTGACATATCTACGAACCAATAACATAATGGTATGATTACAGTACGAGATTTATAGGGAAGGATGCAAGCGCTGGCTAAAATATAAAGATTAAATAATCAGAGTGATCTTGAAAGTTAAACCGCTCATTCAAAATGATAAAGATATGAAATGTAGCAATGCTAAGGTGATACAGCTATTTATACCAACTTAGGCTAATGAAAGGCCAAGATTCTGTATGATTTAAACATCGCTCTATGTCGAATCACCTGCGTGTATTTGAATAAAAATAACCCCGCCATTCATGCTAGACCTGTGCTGTTAGAAGTAGCAGAGACATGGAAGTCACACCAATAGCCTGCTCACTTTCCTTAGCCGCAACAGAGCCAACGGACTAGTCAGCGTGTTCAGCTAGCTTATTTCTAAATACCTATTCCTAAATATATACAGCTTAGTACTGAGCGCTCAATACGCATTTATAAGTACATATTTGCTAAGTACTGGCGCCTAAATAGCGAGTCTTTAACGCTAAATGCTAAATGAGGCATGCCACTTACTGAATGCTAAATACTAAATTACAAACCCCACATAGCAAAAAACCCGCTCACAGTGTGAACGGGTTTCTTTAATAGGGAGCCTGGCGATGTGCTACTCTCACATGGGATCTCCCACACTACCATCGCCGCTGTTGCGTTTCACTTCTGAGTTCGAAATGGAGTCAGGTGGTTCCACAACGCTATTGTCACCAGGCAAAATTTTGTTTGGAACAAAATTTAACGCACTTTAGTGCGGCCCGTTAGGGTCAACTACATGGATGTAGTTGATAAATTCATCCCACAATACTGGAAAAGCAAGGCCTCAATGAATAGAGGTCATACTGGAAATTGTTATAACAATTCCAGTGATAATTAAATCAGTGTCACTCAATTGATGTCTATCAATCAATCTCGTTAGCGCTTCACACAACTTTGGTGTTGTATGGTTAAGCCTCACGGGCAATTAGTACAAGTTAGCTTAACGCCTCACAGCGCTTCCACACCTTGCCTATCAACGTTGTAGTCTTCAACAACCCTTTAGAGAACTTAAAGTTCTAGGGATGACTCATCTCGAGGCTCGCTTCCCGCTTAGATGCTTTCAGCGGTTATCGATTCCGAACATAGCTACCGGGCAATG
This is a stretch of genomic DNA from Flocculibacter collagenilyticus. It encodes these proteins:
- a CDS encoding TraB/GumN family protein, translated to MPLLNHLIKRHLHTFSLAFFAFIFVIVSLQASAAPAIWQVSKHGHNSYLVGTVHIGDASMQQLDPKITQLVTQTKQLAVEVDMSRLSDADMMRITELKSQLPAGKTLKQLLSPTTYKKVQHYFSQAGLPIAAFEHKQPWMLALTLASIEFAKAGYSPQYGVDSKIIAEANTLDKPIISLETFEQQLGFFDAFNGKHGEAFLLDGLNEIEQIENMTNQLVESWKKGDTDTLLSLYQASMQQTEFDKKAEDILLKDRNLRWFAKLEPMFRQQPTLVAVGAMHLIGDKSLVHIFKNAGWKVVRVQ
- a CDS encoding DUF2058 domain-containing protein — translated: MGSLADQLLKAGLTTKQKAKQANTAKRKQQKQQRKGNVAVEDDLKKEIEQAKQAKLEKDRELAAQKKAELTAKENKAAVKQMVLQHHIKDSEGESVFNFTYDNKVKELKVTESLRNSLAAGTVGVCAVDKEFYLLPAELIQRIATRDDSVIACLHDQDDNQVLDEDDPYADYVIPDDLMW
- a CDS encoding MFS transporter — its product is MSDIDVNTTTIKPETTAAPPTDKNESTLSFSAKQKWLMMFSLVFAGEIIFSLPFHVARFFRPTVLDVFQLSHAQLGDIFAIYGVTAMLAYFPGGALADKFSARALLITSLFLTAMGGLVFMTVPNAFVLAVLYGYWGITTIFLFWAALLKVTRLWGGDDDQGKAFGLLDGGRGLIAAGLASLMVLFFSSLLPDDLAAISAEQRIYALRSVIALYSAATLLGVVFVWLWVPKMQIKRLHSTRQSMQGIKEIISKPRIWLQAIIVVMAYTAYKSLDFYASYAVEVLGMNEVSAAQLVSNAAYLRVFSAIAAGYFADKFSAGKVIIALFISLLATYLSLALLGEQISLHTHSGIFVLGSNILVSFAAVYALRGVYFALLQDVGVKKAYTGTAIGVVSVIGYTPDVFLGSVAGRVLDANPGATGYYHFFLMLCGVAIVGIVVSAVLLYFNQKQSTASEKVSC
- the thiC gene encoding phosphomethylpyrimidine synthase ThiC, whose product is MSIHIQSSTNTTNPEKLSRRQTRQQAQTFLNELSGETWPSSKRTYLPGSRSDIQVAIREIIQTQGRNSNVIMTDAPSASINPPIPVYDTSGPYGDPNINIDVSKGIKAIRQPWIEERQDCQRLSDDQLVRPDYDDNTQSLKQCMTHQPNIYRGKAGRRVTQLYYARQGIITPEMEYIAIRENMGRERIKDEMLTQQHKGEHFGANLPEQITPEFVRKEVAEGRAIIPANINHPEAEPMIIGRNFLVKVNANIGNSSVTSSIEEEVEKLVWSTRWGADTLMDLSTGRDIHQTREWIIRNSPVPVGTVPIYQALEKVNGVAEDLNWDVFKATLIEQAQQGVDYFTIHAGVLLAYVPLAANRVTGIVSRGGSIMAKWCITHHQESFLYTRFRQICEICAQYDVSLSLGDGLRPGSIADANDEAQFAELKTLGELTKIAWQYDVQVMIEGPGHVPMHLVKENMTMQLEHCHEAPFYTLGPLTTDIAPGYDHFTSGIGAAMIAWYGCAMLCYVTPKEHLGLPNKEDVKQGLITYKIAAHAADLAKGHAGAQIRDNALSKARFEFRWEDQFNLSLDPFTAKAYHDETLPQESNKVAEFCSMCGPKFCSMKISQDVKDFADDAQGLKKHSSQPANHTAVELAGEIDDE